A single Cnuibacter physcomitrellae DNA region contains:
- a CDS encoding mycofactocin-coupled SDR family oxidoreductase yields MAGRVEGKVAFITGAARGQGRSHALRLAQEGADIIAVDVAEPLPGMERFYPGATEADLEETVRQVEALDRRIVARKADVRDYDALKAALDEGVAELGHVDVVSANAGVFTFGEQSQLVTDEEWELVNDINSKGVWHTAKAVIPHMIEQGTGGSIILTSSTAGLKGTPNVVAYTASKHAVVGIMRTLALELAPHRIRVNTVHPTGVATNMILNEATFRLFMPDVEHPTQEQAAPIFESTNALPVPWVEPVDISNAVLFLASDEARYVTGTELKIDAGYTIK; encoded by the coding sequence ATGGCGGGACGTGTAGAGGGCAAGGTCGCATTCATCACGGGCGCGGCGCGCGGGCAGGGACGCAGCCACGCGCTGCGCCTGGCCCAGGAGGGCGCCGACATCATCGCCGTCGACGTCGCCGAGCCGCTGCCCGGGATGGAGCGGTTCTATCCCGGGGCGACGGAGGCCGACCTCGAGGAGACGGTGCGGCAGGTCGAGGCGCTGGACCGGCGCATCGTCGCGAGGAAGGCCGACGTCCGCGACTACGACGCGCTCAAGGCCGCGCTCGACGAGGGTGTGGCCGAGCTGGGCCATGTCGACGTCGTGTCGGCCAACGCCGGCGTGTTCACGTTCGGCGAGCAGTCGCAGCTGGTCACCGACGAGGAGTGGGAGCTCGTCAACGACATCAACTCCAAGGGCGTCTGGCACACCGCGAAGGCCGTCATCCCGCACATGATCGAGCAGGGGACGGGCGGGTCGATCATCCTCACCTCCTCGACCGCGGGGCTGAAGGGCACCCCGAACGTGGTGGCGTACACGGCGTCGAAGCACGCCGTGGTGGGCATCATGCGCACGCTCGCCCTCGAGCTGGCGCCGCACCGCATCCGGGTGAACACCGTGCATCCCACGGGGGTGGCGACGAACATGATCCTCAACGAGGCCACGTTCCGTCTGTTCATGCCGGATGTGGAGCACCCGACCCAGGAGCAGGCCGCGCCGATCTTCGAGTCGACCAACGCCCTGCCGGTGCCCTGGGTGGAGCCCGTCGACATCTCGAACGCCGTGCTGTTCCTCGCCTCGGACGAGGCGCGGTACGTCACGGGGACCGAGCTCAAGATCGACGCCGGGTACACGATCAAGTAG
- the mftE gene encoding mycofactocin biosynthesis peptidyl-dipeptidase MftE — MADLADLAWPEVPPAGLVLVPVGSTEQHGPHLPFTTDTVIAQAVAVELAERSGAVVAPPLAYGASGEHQSFRGTVSIGHEALASLVVELIRSLSTWAGRIVLVNGHGGNVQTLREVVPRMRRETHRVAWLPAGLPGGDAHAGRTETSLMLHLHPAAVRLDRLEPGAAGHLADLLPALRSGGVAAVSPNGVLGDPRGSSAEEGADVFDAICASAVRRLHADVVGPDGCLADA; from the coding sequence GTGGCGGACCTCGCCGACCTCGCCTGGCCGGAGGTGCCTCCGGCCGGGCTGGTCCTGGTGCCGGTCGGCTCGACCGAGCAGCACGGGCCCCACCTGCCGTTCACCACCGACACGGTCATCGCCCAGGCGGTGGCCGTCGAGCTGGCGGAGAGATCGGGAGCGGTGGTCGCGCCGCCCCTGGCCTACGGGGCGAGCGGAGAGCACCAGAGCTTCCGCGGCACCGTCTCGATCGGCCACGAGGCGCTGGCCTCGCTCGTCGTGGAGCTCATCCGCTCGCTCTCGACCTGGGCCGGTCGGATCGTGCTGGTGAACGGCCACGGAGGGAACGTGCAGACCCTGCGCGAGGTGGTGCCGAGGATGCGTCGGGAGACCCACCGGGTCGCCTGGCTGCCGGCGGGCCTGCCCGGAGGCGACGCCCACGCGGGACGGACCGAGACCTCGTTGATGCTGCACCTCCACCCCGCCGCGGTGCGCCTCGATCGGCTCGAGCCCGGTGCGGCCGGCCATCTGGCCGACCTCCTGCCCGCGCTCAGGAGCGGCGGCGTCGCGGCCGTCTCTCCGAACGGCGTGCTGGGCGATCCGCGCGGCTCCTCCGCCGAGGAGGGCGCCGACGTCTTCGACGCGATCTGCGCCTCGGCCGTCCGGCGGCTGCACGCGGACGTCGTGGGTCCGGACGGCTGCCTGGCGGACGCATGA
- the mftF gene encoding mycofactocin biosynthesis glycosyltransferase MftF (Members of this protein family, MftF, are glycosyltransferases, members of PF00535 (glycosyl transferase family 2). The encoding gene is found as part of the mycofactocin cassette, in Mycobacterium tuberculosis, many other Actinobacteria, and occasional members of other lineages. Mycofactocin itself, a putative redox carrier, is a heavily modified derivative of the C-terminal Val-Tyr dipeptide of the mycofactocin precursor MftA (TIGR03969).), translating into MRPPARLPDGMVVRLGDRVRVEDDGRALVGGAPLRVMYLKPAAVPLLRGRRLTVTDAQTAALADVLLGAGLADPVVSEGTPGPLSESEVTWVVPVRDRPEQLDRLLGALGEGATVIVVDDASRDPAAVRRVADAHGARLEVLAVNVGPAGARNHGLRLVTTPFVAFVDSDAVPEPGALDLLLRHFADPRVALVAPRILALPHPRPTAVERYEDARSSLDLGEQPALVRPRSWVSWVSSTCLVGRVELLGEGFGDGMRVAEDVDLAWRLDAEGHRVRYEPAAIVRHEHRATLVPWLARKAFYGTGAHPLAVRHPEEVAPAVLAPWSAAMLLALLAQRRWSVPVALAIAAVTVVRLSRRLPQSAHPLATASRLTADGVGAALVQAMALLLRHWWPGVAMAAVVSRRVRRAVAVAALVDSLIEWRRTRSSLGPVRFAVLRRLDDLAYGAGVWWSALRGRSTAALRPSFRSRPRG; encoded by the coding sequence ATGAGGCCACCGGCGCGTCTCCCCGACGGGATGGTCGTGCGCCTCGGCGACCGCGTCCGCGTCGAGGACGACGGTCGCGCCCTGGTCGGCGGTGCACCGCTCCGTGTGATGTACCTCAAGCCCGCCGCCGTGCCCCTCCTGCGCGGGCGCCGGTTGACGGTGACGGATGCGCAGACGGCGGCGCTGGCCGACGTCCTGCTGGGTGCGGGGCTGGCCGATCCCGTCGTCTCGGAGGGAACGCCCGGTCCGCTCTCCGAGTCCGAGGTGACGTGGGTCGTCCCGGTGCGTGATCGGCCGGAGCAGCTCGACCGGCTCCTCGGTGCCCTGGGGGAGGGCGCGACGGTGATCGTGGTCGACGACGCCTCGCGCGACCCCGCGGCGGTGCGGCGGGTGGCCGACGCGCACGGCGCTCGTCTGGAGGTGCTCGCCGTCAACGTCGGACCCGCCGGGGCCCGCAACCACGGCCTGAGGCTCGTGACCACACCCTTCGTCGCCTTCGTCGACTCCGATGCCGTGCCCGAGCCCGGCGCGCTCGATCTCCTGCTCCGGCACTTCGCCGATCCGCGCGTGGCGCTGGTCGCCCCGCGCATCCTCGCCCTCCCTCATCCGCGGCCGACCGCGGTGGAGCGGTACGAGGACGCACGATCGTCGCTCGACCTCGGGGAGCAGCCCGCGCTCGTCCGTCCGCGGTCGTGGGTCTCGTGGGTCTCCAGCACCTGTCTCGTCGGGCGGGTCGAGCTGCTCGGGGAGGGGTTCGGCGACGGGATGCGGGTGGCCGAGGACGTCGATCTCGCGTGGCGCCTCGACGCCGAGGGGCACCGGGTCCGCTACGAGCCGGCCGCGATCGTGCGTCACGAGCACCGAGCGACGCTGGTGCCCTGGCTGGCCAGGAAGGCCTTCTACGGCACGGGTGCGCATCCGCTGGCCGTGAGACATCCCGAGGAGGTCGCGCCGGCCGTCCTCGCCCCGTGGAGCGCGGCGATGCTCCTCGCGCTCCTCGCCCAACGGCGCTGGTCGGTCCCGGTCGCGCTCGCCATCGCAGCGGTGACCGTGGTGCGACTGTCGCGCCGGCTGCCGCAGAGCGCGCATCCGCTCGCCACGGCGTCGAGGCTGACCGCCGACGGGGTGGGTGCCGCGCTGGTGCAGGCCATGGCCCTGCTGCTGCGGCACTGGTGGCCGGGTGTCGCGATGGCGGCCGTCGTCTCGCGCCGGGTCAGGCGTGCCGTCGCCGTGGCCGCGCTGGTGGACTCGCTGATCGAGTGGCGGCGTACCCGCTCGTCGCTCGGCCCGGTGCGATTCGCCGTGCTGCGGCGGCTCGACGACCTCGCCTACGGCGCCGGCGTGTGGTGGAGCGCGCTGCGCGGCCGGTCCACGGCGGCGCTGCGGCCCTCGTTCCGTTCCCGCCCCCGGGGCTGA
- the mftC gene encoding mycofactocin radical SAM maturase (MftC is a radical SAM/SPASM enzyme that catalyzes the first two steps in biosynthesis of the electron carrier mycofactocin from the terminal Val-Tyr dipeptide of the precursor peptide MftA.), with product MTLLDAPRSSTPAGSTPSPGRLVDLFEYGLDSPICLTWELTYACNLSCVHCLSSSGRRDPRELSTEECKAVIDELERMQVFYVNIGGGEPTVRSDFWELLDYATAHHVGVKFSTNGVKIDRAAAERLAANDYVDVQISLDGATAEVNDYVRGPRSYETAMRAMQNLSDAGMKNFKLSVVCTRYNIPQLDEFKAIADRYGAQLRLTRLRPSGRGADTWDDLHPTKDQQRELYDWLVAHGDGVLTGDSFFHLSAYGKALPGLNLCGAGRVVCLIDPVGDVYACPFAIHSEFLAGNVREEGGFTGVWRQSELFQCLRAPQSGGACSSCQFFDTCKGGCMAAKFFTGLPLDGPDPECVRGFGEDALAKRKQDDLAPRPDGDHSHRTTRAPRNTGVITTGKSRKTAITISMTRPTAPPVSACEENPLAGFTPDM from the coding sequence ATGACGCTGCTCGATGCACCCCGTTCGTCCACCCCCGCCGGGTCGACCCCGTCTCCGGGCCGGCTCGTCGACCTGTTCGAGTACGGGTTGGACTCCCCGATCTGCTTGACGTGGGAGCTGACCTACGCGTGCAACCTCTCCTGCGTGCACTGCCTGTCGTCGTCCGGACGTCGTGACCCGCGGGAGCTCTCCACCGAGGAGTGCAAGGCGGTGATCGACGAGCTCGAGCGGATGCAGGTGTTCTACGTCAACATCGGCGGCGGCGAGCCGACCGTCCGCAGCGACTTCTGGGAGCTGCTCGACTACGCCACCGCGCATCACGTGGGCGTGAAGTTCTCCACGAACGGGGTCAAGATCGATCGAGCCGCCGCGGAGCGCCTGGCCGCGAACGACTACGTCGACGTGCAGATCTCCCTCGACGGGGCGACCGCAGAGGTCAACGACTACGTCCGCGGACCGCGCTCGTACGAGACGGCGATGCGGGCGATGCAGAACCTGTCGGATGCGGGCATGAAGAACTTCAAGCTGTCCGTCGTCTGCACCCGCTACAACATCCCGCAGCTCGACGAGTTCAAGGCCATCGCCGACCGGTACGGGGCGCAGCTGCGCCTGACCCGCCTGCGGCCCTCGGGTCGTGGCGCCGACACGTGGGACGACCTGCACCCGACCAAGGACCAGCAGCGGGAGCTGTACGACTGGCTCGTCGCCCACGGCGACGGGGTGCTCACGGGCGACTCCTTCTTCCACCTCTCCGCCTACGGGAAGGCGCTGCCGGGCCTGAACCTGTGCGGGGCGGGCCGGGTGGTGTGCCTGATCGATCCGGTCGGCGACGTCTACGCGTGCCCGTTCGCGATCCACTCCGAGTTCCTCGCCGGCAACGTGCGCGAGGAGGGCGGCTTCACGGGGGTGTGGCGGCAGAGCGAGCTGTTCCAGTGCCTGCGCGCTCCGCAGTCGGGCGGCGCGTGCTCGTCGTGCCAGTTCTTCGACACCTGCAAGGGCGGCTGCATGGCGGCGAAGTTCTTCACGGGCCTGCCGCTCGACGGTCCCGACCCGGAGTGCGTCCGCGGCTTCGGCGAGGACGCCCTGGCCAAGCGGAAGCAGGACGACCTCGCGCCCCGCCCCGACGGCGACCACTCCCACCGCACGACCCGAGCACCCCGGAACACCGGTGTGATCACGACCGGGAAGAGCCGGAAGACCGCGATCACGATCTCGATGACCCGACCGACGGCGCCGCCGGTCTCCGCCTGCGAGGAGAACCCCCTCGCCGGCTTCACACCCGATATGTAA
- a CDS encoding mycofactocin-coupled SDR family oxidoreductase, with protein sequence MGRVEGKVAFVTGAARGQGRSHALRLAQEGADIIAVDIEDQIDSVPYGMATPDDMAETVRQIEALDRRIVATKADVRDFDQIKAAVDDGVAQLGRLDIVAANAGIASFGRSEELSEETWRDMLDVNLTGVWHAAKAAIPHIRAGGNGGSIVLTSSTAGIEPYENLSHYTSAKHGVVGLMRTLAVELAPDFIRVNSVHPTSVNTDMIHNAAMYELFAPDMEASARTKESLADRYQAMNALPIPWVEPVDISNAVLFLASDEARYITGIMLPVDAGSTTK encoded by the coding sequence ATGGGGCGTGTAGAAGGGAAGGTCGCGTTCGTCACGGGCGCGGCACGAGGACAGGGGCGCAGCCACGCCCTCAGGTTGGCGCAGGAGGGCGCCGACATCATCGCCGTCGACATCGAGGACCAGATCGACTCGGTCCCGTACGGGATGGCGACACCCGACGACATGGCCGAGACGGTGCGCCAGATCGAGGCGCTCGACCGGCGGATCGTCGCCACGAAGGCGGACGTCCGGGACTTCGACCAGATCAAGGCCGCGGTCGACGACGGCGTCGCTCAGCTCGGCAGGCTCGACATCGTCGCGGCCAACGCCGGGATCGCCAGCTTCGGCCGCTCGGAGGAGCTGTCGGAGGAGACCTGGCGCGACATGCTCGACGTCAACCTCACGGGCGTCTGGCACGCGGCCAAGGCGGCGATCCCGCACATCCGAGCCGGAGGGAACGGCGGATCGATCGTGCTCACGAGCTCGACCGCCGGGATCGAGCCGTACGAGAACCTCTCGCACTACACCTCGGCCAAGCACGGGGTCGTGGGGCTCATGCGGACGCTCGCCGTCGAGCTCGCGCCGGACTTCATCCGGGTGAACTCGGTGCATCCCACGAGCGTGAACACCGACATGATCCACAACGCGGCCATGTACGAGCTGTTCGCGCCCGACATGGAGGCGAGCGCCCGGACCAAGGAGAGCCTCGCCGACCGATACCAGGCGATGAACGCGCTGCCCATCCCGTGGGTGGAGCCGGTCGACATCTCGAACGCCGTGCTGTTCCTGGCCTCCGACGAGGCGCGGTACATCACGGGCATCATGCTGCCGGTCGACGCCGGCTCGACGACGAAGTAG
- a CDS encoding vWA domain-containing protein, which produces MLAGELEQAEVDPVVRRRARQIAARLSVPRPRSDHTARHGAGALASVPYRGASDEIDLDRTIEVLAERPVPEDDDIIVRDRVLTRRAVVLAVDVSGSMKGERVQTAAATVGALAAELHRDALGVIAFWSDAAILLPVGHEVKPMELLDTMLRIPARGLTNIAFPLELAAGQLARVPARDARVVLLSDCVHNAGPDPRPFAARLPRLDVLLDTTGEKDLDLGRELAALGRGSLRAVRTHRDVAPALSDLFREA; this is translated from the coding sequence GTGCTCGCCGGCGAGCTCGAGCAGGCGGAGGTGGATCCCGTCGTCCGCCGTCGTGCCCGGCAGATCGCCGCGCGCCTGTCGGTGCCGAGGCCGCGCAGCGATCACACCGCCCGGCACGGCGCGGGCGCGCTCGCCAGCGTGCCGTACCGCGGCGCGTCGGACGAGATCGACCTCGACCGCACCATCGAGGTGCTGGCCGAGCGGCCGGTCCCCGAGGACGACGACATCATCGTCCGGGACCGCGTGCTCACCCGGCGCGCGGTCGTGCTGGCGGTCGACGTCTCGGGGTCGATGAAGGGCGAGCGGGTGCAGACCGCGGCCGCCACGGTCGGCGCGCTGGCGGCGGAGCTGCACCGCGACGCCCTCGGCGTGATCGCGTTCTGGTCGGACGCCGCCATCCTGCTGCCGGTCGGTCACGAGGTGAAGCCGATGGAGCTGCTCGACACGATGCTGCGCATCCCGGCTCGGGGGCTGACCAACATCGCCTTCCCGCTCGAGCTGGCGGCGGGGCAGTTGGCGCGGGTGCCCGCCAGGGACGCCCGGGTGGTGCTCCTCAGCGACTGCGTCCACAACGCGGGCCCGGATCCGCGCCCGTTCGCGGCGCGGCTGCCGAGGCTCGACGTGCTGCTCGACACGACGGGGGAGAAGGACCTGGACCTCGGCCGCGAGCTGGCGGCCCTCGGTCGTGGTTCACTGCGAGCAGTGCGGACGCACCGCGACGTCGCGCCCGCCCTGAGCGACCTCTTCCGGGAGGCGTGA
- the mftD gene encoding pre-mycofactocin synthase MftD (MftD, an enzyme found in the mycofactocin biosynthesis locus, performs an oxidative deamination of 3-amino-5-[(p-hydroxyphenyl)methyl]-4,4-dimethyl-2-pyrrolidinone (AHDP). The resulting compound, now called pre-mycofactocin (PMFT), is a biologically active redox cofactor that can oxidize the non-exchangeable NADH of TIGR03971 family SDR-type oxidoreductases.), with translation MNPWFETVAEAQRRAKKRLPSSVYGALVAGSEKGVTIDDNLAAFSELGFAPHVAGHKADRDLTTSVMGIDISFPVIISPTGVQAVHPDGEVAVARAAAARGTIMGLSSFASKPVEEVVAANPNTFFQMYWTGTREAMIQRMDRARKAGAKGLIATLDWSFSNGRDWGSPAIPEKLNLKTMVDFAPNVLPHPRWLWTFAKSGRLPDLTTPNLQAPGGEAPTFFGAYYEWMQTPPPTWEDVAWLAKEWGGPFMLKGVTRVDDAKRAVDAGVTAISVSNHGGNNLDTTPATIRMLPSVAEAVGDQIEVLLDGGVRRGSDVAKAVALGARAVMIGRAYLWGLAANGQGGVENVLDILRGGLDSAVLGTGHTSVKELGPEDLVIPPGFTRTLGASGADESPASPARKTGQARAGQRTQKPLAKAEAESA, from the coding sequence ATGAACCCGTGGTTCGAGACGGTGGCGGAGGCGCAGCGTCGGGCGAAGAAGCGGCTGCCCTCCTCGGTGTACGGCGCGCTGGTCGCCGGGAGCGAGAAGGGGGTGACGATCGACGACAACCTCGCGGCGTTCAGCGAGCTGGGGTTCGCCCCGCACGTCGCGGGCCACAAGGCCGACCGCGACCTGACCACGAGCGTGATGGGCATCGACATCTCCTTCCCCGTCATCATCTCGCCGACCGGGGTCCAGGCGGTCCATCCGGACGGCGAGGTCGCCGTGGCCCGGGCCGCAGCCGCGCGCGGCACCATCATGGGGCTGTCGTCGTTCGCCTCGAAGCCCGTCGAGGAGGTCGTGGCGGCGAACCCGAACACGTTCTTCCAGATGTACTGGACGGGCACGCGCGAGGCGATGATCCAGCGCATGGATCGCGCACGGAAGGCCGGCGCGAAGGGGCTCATCGCCACCCTCGACTGGTCGTTCTCCAACGGCCGCGACTGGGGGTCGCCGGCCATCCCGGAGAAGCTCAACCTCAAGACGATGGTCGACTTCGCCCCCAACGTGCTGCCGCATCCGAGATGGCTGTGGACGTTCGCCAAGTCGGGTCGTCTGCCCGACCTCACCACGCCGAACCTCCAGGCGCCCGGCGGAGAGGCGCCCACGTTCTTCGGCGCCTACTACGAGTGGATGCAGACCCCGCCTCCCACCTGGGAGGACGTGGCCTGGTTGGCGAAGGAGTGGGGCGGCCCGTTCATGCTGAAGGGCGTCACCCGCGTCGACGACGCCAAGCGCGCGGTCGACGCCGGGGTCACCGCCATCTCGGTGTCGAACCACGGCGGGAACAACCTCGACACCACCCCGGCGACGATCCGGATGCTGCCGAGCGTCGCCGAGGCGGTGGGCGACCAGATCGAGGTGCTCCTCGACGGCGGGGTGCGCCGCGGCAGCGACGTCGCCAAGGCGGTCGCGCTCGGGGCCCGTGCGGTCATGATCGGCCGCGCCTACCTCTGGGGGCTCGCCGCGAACGGCCAGGGCGGGGTGGAGAACGTGCTCGACATCCTGCGCGGAGGTCTCGACTCGGCCGTGCTCGGGACCGGGCACACGAGCGTGAAGGAGCTCGGACCCGAGGACCTCGTGATCCCCCCGGGCTTCACACGCACGCTGGGGGCCTCAGGAGCCGACGAGAGCCCGGCCTCACCGGCACGGAAGACCGGCCAGGCGCGAGCCGGTCAGCGCACCCAGAAGCCGCTCGCCAAGGCCGAGGCGGAGAGCGCCTGA
- a CDS encoding mycofactocin-coupled SDR family oxidoreductase, translated as MAGRVEGKVAFITGAARGQGRSHALRLAEEGADIIAVDLASPIPNIDYPSSTEEDLAETVRLVEALDRRIVATKTDVRDRDAMRLAIESGVGQLGRLDIVVANAGICVIDDWKGTSAEVWDQTIGTNLTGVWNTVSLTAQHLIDAGGGSIIMTSSAAGLKGLPFLSAYVAAKHGVVGLMRAYATELAEYNVRVNSVHPTGVDTPMGTLGGGNFGPLLEAHPKLGGMLANLLPVEITQPVDISNAVLFLASDESRYVTSLTMTVDAGNTQY; from the coding sequence ATGGCAGGTCGTGTCGAAGGCAAGGTCGCCTTCATCACCGGCGCAGCACGAGGCCAGGGGCGCAGTCACGCGCTGCGCCTCGCCGAGGAGGGGGCCGACATCATCGCCGTCGACCTCGCCTCACCGATCCCGAACATCGACTACCCGTCCTCCACCGAGGAGGACCTCGCCGAGACCGTCCGTCTGGTCGAGGCGCTCGACCGTCGCATCGTCGCGACGAAGACCGACGTCCGCGATCGCGACGCCATGCGGCTGGCGATCGAGAGCGGGGTGGGTCAGCTCGGTCGCCTCGACATCGTCGTCGCGAACGCCGGCATCTGCGTGATCGACGACTGGAAGGGCACGTCGGCGGAGGTGTGGGACCAGACGATCGGCACCAACCTCACGGGCGTCTGGAACACGGTGTCGCTCACCGCGCAGCACCTCATCGACGCCGGCGGCGGATCGATCATCATGACGAGCTCCGCGGCGGGCCTCAAGGGGCTGCCGTTCCTCTCGGCCTATGTGGCCGCGAAGCACGGCGTGGTCGGCCTGATGCGGGCCTACGCCACGGAGCTCGCCGAGTACAACGTCCGGGTGAACTCCGTGCACCCGACCGGGGTCGACACCCCGATGGGGACCCTCGGCGGCGGCAACTTCGGTCCGCTGCTCGAGGCGCACCCGAAGCTCGGCGGCATGCTCGCGAACCTGCTGCCCGTCGAGATCACCCAGCCGGTCGACATCTCCAACGCCGTGCTGTTCCTCGCCTCCGACGAGTCGAGGTACGTCACGAGCCTGACGATGACGGTGGACGCCGGTAACACCCAGTACTGA
- a CDS encoding mycofactocin-coupled SDR family oxidoreductase encodes MAGRVEGKVAFITGAARGQGRSHALRLAQEGADIIAVDIQGQIGSVPYGMGTEEDMAETVRQVEALDRRIVAKKADVRDYGALKAAVDEGVAELGRLDIVSANAGIFSFGTMEELSDEYWDDMIAVNLTGVWHTAKAAIPHLKAGGRGGAIILTSSDAGLFAMANIGHYVSAKHGVVGLMRTLALELAPDFIRVNSLHPTTVNTDMIQNAACYELFAPDLPPEERTPDVLKPRFQSINALPIPWVDPVDISNALLWLASDEARYVTGVTLPVDAGALVK; translated from the coding sequence ATGGCAGGAAGAGTCGAAGGCAAGGTCGCCTTCATCACGGGTGCCGCTCGGGGACAGGGGCGCAGCCACGCGCTCCGGCTCGCCCAGGAGGGCGCCGACATCATCGCGGTCGACATCCAGGGGCAGATCGGTTCGGTGCCGTACGGCATGGGCACCGAGGAGGACATGGCGGAGACCGTCCGCCAGGTCGAGGCGCTCGATCGCCGCATCGTGGCGAAGAAGGCCGACGTGCGCGACTACGGCGCGCTCAAGGCCGCGGTCGACGAGGGGGTGGCCGAGCTCGGCCGCCTCGACATCGTCTCGGCCAACGCGGGCATCTTCAGCTTCGGCACGATGGAGGAGCTCAGCGACGAGTACTGGGACGACATGATCGCCGTGAACCTCACCGGGGTCTGGCACACCGCCAAGGCGGCCATCCCGCACCTCAAGGCGGGCGGACGCGGCGGGGCGATCATCCTCACCAGCTCGGATGCGGGTCTGTTCGCCATGGCGAACATCGGCCACTACGTGTCGGCCAAGCACGGCGTCGTCGGTCTCATGCGGACGCTCGCGCTCGAGCTGGCGCCCGACTTCATCCGAGTCAACAGCCTGCACCCGACGACGGTCAACACCGACATGATCCAGAACGCGGCCTGCTACGAGCTGTTCGCGCCCGACCTGCCGCCGGAGGAGCGGACGCCGGATGTGCTCAAGCCGCGCTTCCAGAGCATCAACGCTCTCCCCATCCCGTGGGTGGACCCGGTCGACATCTCGAACGCGCTGCTCTGGCTCGCCTCCGACGAGGCCCGGTACGTCACGGGCGTCACCCTGCCCGTCGACGCCGGCGCCCTGGTGAAGTGA
- a CDS encoding AAA family ATPase — protein MQDTTDLAATRGRIASHLVGRERELELTFAAVAAGRDIVLEGPPGTSKTTMLKAITDEWGIPLLFVEGNADLTPAKLVGHHNPARVLREDYSPDNFVAGPLVEAMQKGGFLYIEEFNRAPEDTLNTLLTAMADRRIEVPRVGLIVAEPTFRVIASMNPFDNVGTTRLSTSVSDRLNRLAVGYQDAEAEEGIVRLRTGASGPLGDRMVSDAVAVTRATREHPDIRQGSSVRGAIDCLLVARELAEIRGLTDPADEGYPPLFYDAMVVSLSGRIHPDEAAETTPELVLRQIWEDRFILNPAVAEPG, from the coding sequence ATGCAGGACACGACCGATCTGGCGGCCACCCGTGGTCGGATCGCCTCTCACCTCGTCGGCCGCGAGCGGGAGCTCGAGCTCACGTTCGCGGCCGTCGCGGCGGGGCGCGACATCGTGCTGGAGGGCCCTCCCGGCACGAGCAAGACGACCATGCTCAAGGCGATCACCGACGAATGGGGCATCCCGCTGCTGTTCGTCGAGGGGAACGCCGACCTCACGCCCGCGAAGCTGGTGGGCCACCACAATCCGGCCCGGGTGCTCCGGGAGGACTACAGCCCCGACAACTTCGTGGCGGGTCCGCTCGTGGAGGCGATGCAGAAGGGCGGGTTCCTCTACATCGAGGAGTTCAACCGCGCACCGGAGGACACCCTCAACACGCTCCTCACCGCGATGGCCGACCGCCGCATCGAGGTGCCGCGGGTGGGGCTGATCGTGGCGGAGCCGACCTTCCGCGTGATCGCGTCGATGAACCCGTTCGACAACGTCGGCACCACGCGGCTGTCGACGAGCGTGTCCGACCGGCTCAACCGGCTCGCCGTCGGCTACCAGGACGCGGAGGCGGAGGAGGGGATCGTGCGTCTGCGCACGGGGGCCTCGGGTCCGCTCGGCGATCGGATGGTGTCGGATGCGGTCGCCGTGACCCGCGCGACGCGCGAGCATCCCGACATCCGTCAGGGCTCCAGCGTCCGCGGCGCGATCGACTGCCTCCTCGTGGCGCGCGAGCTGGCCGAGATCCGCGGGCTCACGGATCCGGCCGACGAGGGGTACCCGCCGCTGTTCTACGACGCCATGGTCGTGTCGCTCTCGGGGCGCATCCACCCCGACGAGGCGGCGGAGACCACACCCGAGCTCGTGCTGCGGCAGATCTGGGAGGACCGCTTCATCCTGAACCCGGCGGTGGCCGAGCCCGGCTGA